The stretch of DNA ttcttagtgttttttgtcttgttttcagtaaatatatctataaattcttaaattaagatgcttttacttgatgagcaaaacgacccaagaaaataagtctcgtttttagaccaaaaatatcaaatttaaaggaatttgtggattaaacaagcaaaaaaatctgccaatggggtaagcaaaaaatcttgaacatttttcttaaacactaaattcaagaaaaaaaacaagatgaatttgtttaccccattggcagattttttttgcttgttttatgcacaaaatcacttacatttgatatttttggtataaaaactagacttattttcttgggtcgttttgctcatcaagaaaaagcatctcaatttaagaatttttagtatttttgtcttgttttcagttaataTATATTGaaggaatttttttcttaaatcatttttttttgcaatgtacaGAGACTTTAAAGGTCACTTAATATaagaaatttacatttagatgtTCTTCacagcaaaaaaatgattttaaagaaagaaattcttagtatttttgtcttgttttctgtaaaaatataaaaaaaatcttaaattaagatgctttttcgcaatgagcaaaacgacccaagaaaataagtcttaaGTACATGTTTTCTTGAATTTCTTAATTTAGTGTttttaccgagcccctaaggtgacattggagtaaaaaaaatctatagtttagtttcatgtgctcacgtgaaactttcatgtgcagaattttttatttattttagttttgcgtgctcgcgtgaaactttcgctttcacgtgcgcacacgatagtttcacgtgctcacgcgatagcttcacgtgaaactaaacttaaattttttctccatgtccccttagagGCTCtgtacaaaatcacttaaatttgatatttttggtttaaaaactagacttataaaaaatatttttacctaaaacaagacaaaaatactaagaaaatttttcttgaaaacaattttttgcagtgatgtCACTTTGCGCTGGCCCCGCCCACAACTGTATAAAGACTACAGTTAagtcataatttttattttaaatctttacATAATTTATTGCGCACATTAATTATGAACAATGAAGTAAGGTGATTgtcttattaaaaatattaaaatcttacatattgtgcctttaatgaCAGTCAATGGGAACAGATGCTGCCAGGCACTAACATTAAAAGTTATGTGAAGAGGAACAACTGCTTTGTGTGCATTTTCACCAACATTTCCTTTGAATCAACATCAAACTAGTTTCATTTATCTTGTAACTATTTTTGGGAGTTATGTGATGTATCGTTCGCTGTTTTGTAGCCTTTTGCTGATGTTTCTTTCCCTAAGTCACTAAAAGATTCATTGCATGGCCCACAGTTCAatcacatttataattgttttatatttagacTCCGTAACGGGAAATGAAAGGCAATGTTTCATAGCCACCATAGAGACGAGCACAAATACTGAACaagcacaatgaactaacagatgagtgtgtgtgtatttatagaTCTACTAAAGTTTTGAATTTATAATTCATGATTTCTATGAGCTCTGTATCTTCCAGAATAAATATGCAGGATGACATTAATAGTTTTTAGTCGGGATCGAGTTCTGTGCTGATTCATATCTGACCTGTGCTCTGTTTTATAGCACTTGGATCTGTTTTAATTATGCTCTCAGATGAGCGTGACTTGAATTTAAGGCCTGTTTTGAATGTACAGTAAATGGGTGTACGGGAAATGTGTCTGATTTGAGATGTGTAATGTTGTGCATAAAGTCATTTTTATGCTGACTAATAGCTAAAAAGCAGGGTCATTGAGTTAACTCAACGGTTTCAAAGGTCACTAATGGTCTGTAATGTACATAAGCTCTTTACTGCCACCTTCAGGAAACAACTGAGAATTACAATATCCACTTAAACATTTAGGGGCAGTTTACAcggggtttagattaatccagcactacaaacataccttacaaaagcAATACTGCTGTGcatattgagacaaaacaatagcactgatatatgttaagatatgtcagtgcaagatgtttttgaATTAGgcaactcaaacatgcattttcgtctgggactaggataagatCTGCCAGAGGAACCGGACCTTAATGTCTGAATACCTGTATATAAgtgacatttattttaaagagccCAGTTTTAGCAAAATGGTCACCTAGTATTTGAGCGTTTTGAATATCTATGTTACACTACCACTTGATAACCACATAGTTATTGTGATTTGGTTACTCTGCTCGGACATGAGgcatacagttttttttatcctCTGACCTTTtatgctgctaatgcaatgctctaccactgataGTAACTCATAGTTGTTTAAAGATGCCACTTGGTTTGATATTTGAATTAGAGATTCACCAATACAAATATCTGTGCTGGAACGATAATCGAGTGACGTATATCAATGCAAcagttttgctttttactccttgtttttaaagtgttatgttgtgaaatcctagaagtgcagagcgtaagaaaggatgtgttcattttttacacattgtaattttaacacattatatgtcattttgtgtttaaataaataaaaggaacAACgtaagatgtgttaaaacaacacaaagtgtgttatTTCAATAACACAAAGATGTGTCTAGTTAAGAAGAGACTGAATCTCTCTCACCAGTGCAGCAGCAACTGGTGCACAAGGGAGGTGCTCCCCAATactaaccacacacacacaaatatgctGTTATAGTCAATGTACAGACCAGAAATTGACCCTTTTTAAGTGGAGGGATGTGGTGAAAAAGTGATGTACACCTTCAAATAAGCCTAATTTTGGTCTTGtattaaagaagacactttgacGTTTTTTACGgaagtgtctggaggtgaaaatatcatttttatagcagtttacatttatatgtaataaataaaatatgcaatagtattatttttatacataaGATTATCAAAAAACTGAGGTTTGCTGCATAGTgtatactcttgtcacaaatgaatactgtattattattactgctaaaatatgaaaactacattcacGAAAACTATATCCATGAAAACTATAGAACTTTCCAACAATATGTAGTTTGTCGTGATGgattaacatttacatgaaaaatcTTGAAGTAGCCGCTCACGTGGCAGTGCCCCTTAACGGGTTAAGCTctgtttttgcacaggcctactaaaatttgtcatttttactgttgatcaccatgtggcaccattaaccctaatggtgccacatggtgatcaacagtaaaaaatacctctttggaaaaggaaaaaccaccaacaatcaagaatgcatgattaTACGGTGTCCtggctttgcaatcaaaaaatttcattataatggaagtcaatggggcaaaaacagtaaatgggggagaaaaaaaataaaatgtatcaaGGCCAATGTTTTAACCAttctttgacatgcccaagactggAAAGGGTTAAAAAATCAAGTCCACAAtcaatttatatattaaaaattagtcattgtgtgtgtgttttccccCTAAATCTGGGACATCACTTATGAACTtagcaattaaagagttaaaatcatggaaatttTTTAAACCGTATAGTTTTGATCAGTAATGAGTGCTTATTCAAATCTGTTGATTAAtagatttaagaaaaaaaagatgagttgctgtaacttaaaataaagttgtaactTCGCTGAAAGGGGAGATTACACAAAACCTTTTAaggatgtaaaataagtctagtttttagacaaggGGGCATggagaaaaaattaaattaagtttagtttcgcgtgcgcacgtgaaacttaaaacaaaattctgcacatgaaggtttcgcgtgagcacatgaaactaaactaacaaaatatcatatagataatttattataacatgttaaaattgccacttttgtgagcaaaaatgtgccatttttgggtgtcctttaatatccaaatgagctgatctctgcactaaatggcagtgctgtggttggatagtgcagattaaggggcagtattatccccttctgacatcacaaggggagcaaaatttcaatgacctattttttcacgtgcttgcagagaatggtttaccaaaactaagataatttacacattttctatgttgataaaagcactggggacccaattgtagcatttaaacatggataaagtcagattttcatgatatgtcccctttaagttattttaactttattttacagttacagcagctacactgcaaaaaaatattttcaagaaaacattttcttagtacttttgtcttgttttcagtaaaaatatctaaaaattcttgaattaagatgctttttcttgaagagccattttttagaccaaaaatatcaaatttaagtgattttgtgcataaaacaagcaaaaaaatctgccaatggggtaagcaaaaaaatcaaagttaaaaatgacttgtaaatctaagttgattatttaagtgcaaaaaataattttacagtGCACATCAGCTGTGTGTCTCATGTGTTATTGTCAACACGTTTAAGAGAAAGAGAGCAAGAGAAAGTGTCCGTGtgctctcttctctctctctctctctcgagtTGAGTGATCTGGACTCTGATTGGTCACACTGGTCAGGAGATGATTGACATGCTCCTCTTGGGTTTCAGTGGCTCTGCTCTCTTGTTTAATCTCTAAGAGAGACACAAAGCACACACAGGTCGCTCAATAGTCATGAGGAACCTGCTCACCACACAGGACCAGAACTTCTACCGCGAGCTGATCCTGAAGGAGGCCTACACACGACTGGCATGGAAGATGAAATACAGCCAGGAATATCCCAGCAGCTCCACGGCTCGCCAATTCAAATCCATTGGACTTTTCAATCCTCCCTCTGTCAGTAAACTCACACTGCCTCCTGTGGTCCAGAAACCAAAAACCCCTGTGGTGACCCAGCGGACCCTGAGCGAGACGCCCCTGATGAGACCCATAAGCCCACACATTAAAGCATCTCTGTACGACGGATTCTCTCATGAAGGCAAAGGACGACAGCTGTACCTGAAGAAACGTAGCAAACAAGGTCCTGAAGAGAAATTCGAATATCCAATTTTGTCTTCTTGGGATTATGGATGGAGGTTAGGTAAGCAAAGCAAAGCAAAATCTAGTCTGATACATTTCTAGATTTATCTTGGTTTCTTTCTTCAATGGAAACTCTGTGGATGTTCTTCACCCATCAAAATCATAATTGTCAAAAGTCTTTAATGTTAAACATAATGGCAAACCTTTCTGCAAGTCTTGTGAATTGGGTTGTATTTGATGTTGGTAGGATAAACAATGCATGACCAGTTACACATCAACGATTATTGGTTTTGTTTAAATAGTTTTAGCACTAGTAATAGTGATTGCTAACTTTGCAAACAACATTACTAATGACTCTTAATGATAAACTTGCTGTGTGAAAAAGTAAAACATTTGCCTTACGGTCAGAGTTTAAGTTTGTTAGGAAAATACTCCtgttgaacattaaactagCTTTATGGTTTCCCAGGTGACTATGACTCCGACTGCAAGACGCCGGCCAACGGAAGATCTGAGATCGTAAGGAACACTTTCTATGCCAGGAATGGCATTTTTAATATTCCCTTGGCAACAGATCGGCTCGGATAAAATGCCCCTGGACTATTTCATCCACTCCAGACCTGGAAAACAAAATTTCAAGTTCCCATGAACTTTACATGACAGTGTTTACTTTCCAAGACCCAATGTGCAGAATTCTCTGACAcagtaaatcatttatttaaatgaagtaAATCCTAAATGTTTAATGGCAATGAATGAAAACTTTTTggttacatttatgcatttggcaaaatgttttgacttacagtgcattacaacgtatacatttttttcaatcaGTATTTGCattccctgggtttgaacccatgaccttttgcgttGCTCTACCattgagctatacaggagcagaTACATGTCAGATAcaatacaaagttattatatagAGTTAATTAAAGGAGAGAAACAGATATAGTACAGTAGCGAAAGAAATGAGCTGGTAACTAACCCTTACTGTCTCATAGCAACCAGTAAACACTCTTGGGTGTCTGGTTCATAATTAACTAGTACAGGAAGATCTGTACCACCTTTCAATGAAACATTGTGCTCGTCTCTACAAAAATATCCTTAATAAAATTCTGTTTACTGAATGGATCACTGATTTATTGTTTTCAAGTTGTTAAGTTGATCAGTCGTATAACTGAGCAGAGCTTCAGTAAAAGtgtaagataaaaaaaatagatgatTTATCTTCTTTCTGCTGGATTTACAGTAATGCAGAGAGGAAAGTGGTCACTTACAGCCAAAGCCTGATGAAATACAAATGAAACAAGTTGTTAATATTTCTCATGGGTTGATAGAAGATTGCTGAACTTGTTTATCACAATGTCAAATATGGCCCAAGAAAATGAACTGAATTTAAATTTTCTAAAGATAATTTTCACAAAACATCGATTTTTTTTTGACATGCAAGAAGAGAAAATTTAACCTTTAAACTGAGAAAAAAATTGtcctttcactgcaaaaaattattttcaagaaaaaatgtcttagtatttttttcttgttttcagttaaaagatctaaaaactcttaaattaagatactttttcttgatgagcaaaacgacgcaagaaaatagtttttagaccaaaaagatcaaatttaagtgatttcgtGCATAAACcgagcaaaaaatctgccactgggataagcaaaaaaatcatgaaaatttttcttaaacactaaattcaagaaaaattagcttaccccattggcagatttttttgcttgttttatgcacaaaatcacttaaatttgatatttttggtctaaaaactagacttattttcttgggtcgttttgttcatcaagaaaaagcatcttaattaagaatgtttcgatatttttactgaaaacaagacaaaaatactaagatgtagaatttttttcttaaaaatattttttatcagtgctaattgggtggtaccctttaaaaaatgtacagctttgcTTTAAAAAGAGTTCAcgttagtacctcaaaggtacaaatTAGTACCAAATATatgcatatttgtacctaaatgctACGTATTAGGACTTTTATGAAGGGTACTTTCCCAGTGATAGCTAGGGAGCATTATTTCatctccactttttttgaaaatatgctcttttccagctcccctatagTGAAacatgatttttacagttttggaatccattcagccgatctccgggtttggcagtatcacttttagcatagcttaggataatccattgaatctgattagaccattagcatcgtgctaaaaaataagcAGAGAGTTTTTGCAATCCTCCCTCAAGGACATTGccgctgtaacatggctgcaggatgcgcaatgatattacacagcaccCGAAATCCCCTTGGTTTCTTTCAATgacaggggactattttcgggcactgcgtacagtaatatcattgcgcctcctgcagccatgttacggcagcaaagtccttgattattacgccaaaattagagtatagttcatagccatatgTGCCTAGAAAATCACTTCTTTTCATTTTCCGTTGGTTTTGGTActtaatgtaactacagaagagtcaagttttaaataggaaaaatatcaaaactctttagttattttttagcgtaATGCTattggtctaatcagattcaatggattgtgctaagctttgctaaaagtggtaccgccagaccctgagatcagctgaatggattccaaaccTGTAAAATTCAAACGTTTAACACTCGgaaagctggaaaattagcctatTTTCACAAAAGCggagtgtccttttaaataaaaaactcatgaaatattattttcacaactttcacaaaaaaagaaaaaagtttatagctttatatttacTTGCTCCTCAGTAAGTCCAAATTCGTCTTTGAAGTTAAAAACCTCCACAGATTTTGGATTTACAGCCTCAATCATCTTCTTTCCATGGAGGACGATCCTGTAAACAGAAACATGACAACTATCAGATGAATCAAGACATTAGGACACAAACATCAAGTGATTCATTACAAGCATGAATCTTTAACCACTAAGCTACCCCAAGATGTCCATTTTTAAGCTAACTAGAGCGTGTTTCTGAATTAACATCTTTTGTTGGTTCAACATTTCTCTCAAACAAAAACATGTCTGTGCACCTGATCCGAATCTTTACATTCATGTATTTGGTTGATGCTTCTATCCAAAGGGAATGAAAGTGCATTGCAGCATTTTCTAGGGATCAAACCCATAACTTTTGTGATGCTCCAATGctccaattgagctacaggagcaCTGCTAAAAATCTGGTTCATAggaatgttgttgttgttgat from Paramisgurnus dabryanus chromosome 14, PD_genome_1.1, whole genome shotgun sequence encodes:
- the LOC135718685 gene encoding protein SPMIP1, whose amino-acid sequence is MRNLLTTQDQNFYRELILKEAYTRLAWKMKYSQEYPSSSTARQFKSIGLFNPPSVSKLTLPPVVQKPKTPVVTQRTLSETPLMRPISPHIKASLYDGFSHEGKGRQLYLKKRSKQGPEEKFEYPILSSWDYGWRLGDYDSDCKTPANGRSEIVRNTFYARNGIFNIPLATDRLG